In the Mytilus galloprovincialis chromosome 10, xbMytGall1.hap1.1, whole genome shotgun sequence genome, one interval contains:
- the LOC143048494 gene encoding ras-related and estrogen-regulated growth inhibitor-like: MTSGGGLSDPSTGGSSTLRPYIKRKKSSFGDTKIAVLGQHGVGKSALSVRFLTKRFIGEYDQTIESKYKYSAVIDGETVTIEVLDTISDKDDCGGRDDVLKWADGYMLVYTVVSRKSFDSLYELKKKIDDIKKGSTVPIIVVGNKCDLAHMRQVTREEGQQMAEEFGCSLVETSASEDLKDVTDAFFQLCREVIDFKRKSRSFFDRVIGAFGLEKS, encoded by the exons ATGACTTCGGGAGGGGGACTTAGTGACCCCTCAACAGGAGGAAGTTCTACTCTTAGGCCTTACATAAAAAGGAAGAAGTCATCGTTTGGAGACACTAAAATCGCCGTCCTAGGACAACATGGTGTGGGGAAGAGTG CACTGTCTGTTAGATTTTTGACGAAGCGATTTATTGGGGAATATGACCAAACAATAG AATCGAAATACAAATACAGTGCTGTAATAGACGGAGAAACAGTGACGATAGAAGTCTTAGATACTATCAGTGAT AAGGATGATTGTGGTGGTCGAGACGATGTTTTAAAATGGGCGGATGGATATATGCTGGTCTACACTGTTGTTAGCCGGAAGTCATTTGATTCgttatatgaattaaaaaagaagatagaCGACATAAAAAAGGGATCTACAGTTCCAATAATTGTTGTAGGAAATAAATGTGATTTGGCCCATATGCGCCAAGTTACACGAGAAGAAG GACAACAAATGGCGGAAGAATTTGGATGTTCTCTTGTTGAAACATCGGCTTCAGAAGATTTAAAGGATGTTACTGATGCATTTTTCCAGTTATGTAGGGAGGTTATAGACTTTAAACGAAAATCCAGATCTTTTTTCGACCGAGTGATAGGTGCATTTGGATTGGAAAAGTCTTGA